The Thermoanaerobaculia bacterium DNA window CGATGGTAAGATGCGAGAGGTGGCCGAGCGGGCGGCCACGGTCGATTCCGCCAAGATCGCGATTCTGGCGGCGTTGAACATTTCGGACGACCTCTACCAACGGGAGAGAAGGAGTCAGGGCGATCCGGCCAACGCGAAAGCGAGGGTGGAGCGCCTCATAAAGAAACTCGACGACGCCCTGGAGGCACGATGAGCCGCTTTCGAGCCGGCTCGGGAAACGGGAGAATAGGGAAAGAGGCTGGTCCTGCTTGGTTTGTGATGGAAAAGTCACTCTTGAACCAACATTCATTATTCGGGAGCTTGACTTCCGGCGGAGCGGTGACGTCCCGGTGACGCCGGGAAACTAAACTTCGCCTTTCGGGCACCCACCTGTCTGAGACAGGTTCAAGTCGACTGACACACGGCCAACGCGGGACCTCCCTCGATTCCCGCTCCCGCGGCGCTCCGGGTCGTCCTGGAGAAACGCGATGGATGGAACACTGGTGATCGCCCTCGTGGCGGGTATCGCGGCCGCGATCGTCGCCACCGTGATCTTCTCCCTCCTGGTCAGTCGCCGGACCTCCGGCATCCGGAACGCGGCGCGGCGCGAGGCCGAGCGCCTGCTCGAAGACGCCAAACGGCAGGCCGACGCGAAGCGCCGCGAGGCCGACATCGAGGCGAAGGAGAAGATCCTCGCCGCCCGCGCGGAATTCGACAAGCAGGCCAACGGGCGGCGCCAGGAGATCGCCGCGCTCGAGAAGCGGCTGACCCAGAAGGAAGAGAACCTCGACCGGAAGCTCGCCCAGATCGAGCAGCGCGGCGCCGAATTCGACAAGCGCGAGAAGGATCTGGCGCGCCGGCAGGGGGAGATCGACCGCCTGGACGAGGAATTCAAGGAGCTGATCGACGAGCAGCGCCGGAAGCTCGAGGCGATCTCCGGGCTCACGGCGGAGCAGGCGAAGCAGAACCTGATCCGGTCGATCGAGAACGACGCGCGGCTCGAAGCCTCGCACCTGATCCGCCGGATCGAGGAGGAAGCCTCCGAGAACGCGACGCAGAAGGCGCGACGGATCATCGGGATGGCGATCCAGCGGATGGCGTCGGACACGGTCGTCGAGGCAACCGTCTCCGTCGTCGACCTCCCTTCGGACGACCTGAAGGGGAGGATCATCGGCCGCGAAGGGCGCAACATCCGGGCCCTCGAGGCGGCGACCGGCGTCGACCTCATCATCGACGACACGCCGGAGGCGATCATCCTCTCGGCGTTCGAGCCGGTCCGGCGCGAGATCGCCCGCATGGCGATCCAGCGCCTGATCGTCGACGGGCGGATCCATCCCGCCCGCATCGAGGAGATCGTCGAGAAGGTGCGGGCCGAGCTCTGGGAGAAGATCCGGCAGGAAGGGGAGGCGGTCGCGCTCGAGTTCGGCATTCCCGACCTCCACCCCGAGCTCATCAAGCTCCTCGGAAGG harbors:
- the rny gene encoding ribonuclease Y, coding for MDGTLVIALVAGIAAAIVATVIFSLLVSRRTSGIRNAARREAERLLEDAKRQADAKRREADIEAKEKILAARAEFDKQANGRRQEIAALEKRLTQKEENLDRKLAQIEQRGAEFDKREKDLARRQGEIDRLDEEFKELIDEQRRKLEAISGLTAEQAKQNLIRSIENDARLEASHLIRRIEEEASENATQKARRIIGMAIQRMASDTVVEATVSVVDLPSDDLKGRIIGREGRNIRALEAATGVDLIIDDTPEAIILSAFEPVRREIARMAIQRLIVDGRIHPARIEEIVEKVRAELWEKIRQEGEAVALEFGIPDLHPELIKLLGRLKYRTSYGQNVLQHSREVGWLAGNMAAELGVNVDVAKRAGLLHDVGKAIDREMEGTHLELGREVLKKFGESDAVIHAMECHHGDYEPRSVEAVLVNGADALSAARPGARREILETYVKRLEKLEHIADGFKGVQKAFAVQAGRELRIVVEAAKITDDEALWLSKDVAKKIETELQYPGQIKVTVIRETRAVEYAR
- a CDS encoding cell division protein ZapA, which produces MAEDRANVTQVEIYGQTYTVRADSDSSYVRELARFVDGKMREVAERAATVDSAKIAILAALNISDDLYQRERRSQGDPANAKARVERLIKKLDDALEAR